A window of Ascochyta rabiei chromosome 6, complete sequence genomic DNA:
AGAGAACGGCTGCTTAGCCGGCCTGTGGAGCACACAAAGCCTCGTCTGAACACGTCGTTGTGTGTTACCTCGGGCTTGGAGTCTGGTCGCGTCTCCGTTGCAATCAAACGCAGCCTCACGCGTTCTGCATTCGGTCCACTGACTCGCAAAAATATCTCGACCAGCTGATGGAAATATTTCACGCAGACAATATGCCGCATTAGAGCTCCTGGATTGAATGAGGGATTTTCAAGACTCTATGGCTCGTCTCAACGGCACCAAAATCACGCATTTGCTAAGGAATTGGTTTGATGCCAAACTCTTCGCTTCCGTGGAGCATGCAAACCCATCGTTGTCATTCCACCGTTTGCCATTGTCCAAGCCGTGGCGCCAAGCACAGCCCCCGTCTTGGGCACGAGGTGATGACAAGTATCTTTTTGTACACCAATACTCAGAGCTTCGTACCCAGGTTGACGTGGATGGCCTTCTTGTTTGTGTAAGCCTCAAGTCCAGCTTCGCCCAGCTCTCTCCCAATGCCAGACTGCTTCACGCCTCCAAACGGAATGCGGATATCAGAGTCCTGAAGGTGGTCAGAATGAGTCCATGCGCCAGGGTATGTTGTAAAAACTTACATTGCTGGAATTGATCCATACCATGCCCGCTTCGATGGCCCTTGCAACGCGGTGTGCCTTGGTGATGTTTTCTGTGAACAGCGCAGCTCCAAGCCCATATGTTGTGTCGTTTGCGCGCTCAACGGCCTCTTCTTCCGTTTTGAATGAGCTGATTGTAACAAAGGGCCCAAAGACTTCTTCGCGGTAGATCTTGTGGTCATCCTTGACGTCTGAGAAAATTGTGGGCTCGATAAAGAAGCCCTTGCCGCCGACGTCTTTATAGGCCTTTCCTCCCGATACCAAGGTTGCGCCCTCAGATTTGCCGGCTTCGATGTAGGATAAGACGCGCTCATATTGCGCTTGTGTGACCTGTGGCCCCTGGAAGGTGTCGTCCTTGAAAGGGTCGCCAACAACAGATGTCTTCGCAACGTACTCCCTGAATGCAGAGACGAACTTGTCGTAGACGCCATCTTGCACCAATATCCTCGAAGTTGCTGTACAGACTTGTCCCTGGTTGTACCTAGAGAGAGTCAGTACGATTCTCGCACCATCAATAGTCTTTCTTACATGATACCGACATGGGACCACTTGACCGCCTGGTCGAGGTCTGCATCATCAAAGACCAGCAACGGCGACTTTCCGCCAGTCTCTAGAGTGATGTTCTTCATAGTTCCAGCTGCCATCTTCATGATCTCCTTGCCGGTCGCTGTCGAGCCAGTAAACGCAATCTTGGCCACGTCAGGGTGTTGGGCGAGGGCCGCACCAGCTT
This region includes:
- a CDS encoding Aldehyde dehydrogenase (NAD(P)(+)), which encodes MSDLFVELTAPNGHKYKQPRGLFINNEFVKSKSGETITSINPSDESEIVSVYAASEEDVNDAVAAARKAFKSPEWRDMDTNARADILFKFAQLIEEHRETLATIETWDNGKPYSVSLNDDLGEVIGTIKYYAGYANKIHGQVIDTSPAKLAYTLREPLGVCGQIIPWNFPLAMAAWKLGPALCTGNTVVLKAAEQTPLSILYLATLVKEAGFPPGVVNFINGEGRKAGAALAQHPDVAKIAFTGSTATGKEIMKMAAGTMKNITLETGGKSPLLVFDDADLDQAVKWSHVGIMYNQGQVCTATSRILVQDGVYDKFVSAFREYVAKTSVVGDPFKDDTFQGPQVTQAQYERVLSYIEAGKSEGATLVSGGKAYKDVGGKGFFIEPTIFSDVKDDHKIYREEVFGPFVTISSFKTEEEAVERANDTTYGLGAALFTENITKAHRVARAIEAGMVWINSSNDSDIRIPFGGVKQSGIGRELGEAGLEAYTNKKAIHVNLGTKL